In the genome of Deinococcus sp. YIM 77859, one region contains:
- a CDS encoding tyrosine-type recombinase/integrase, which translates to MTLVAQSAQAALDPIQLVLDSVTSPLTKAAYKKALTDFFVWWEEQGRPPLSKAVEQRHVALLVEQGLSPSSINIRLSALRKLVREAADNGLLGAFEAETIARVKGVKQQGRRSGTWLSKAQALLLAPDTTTLRGLRDRAILAVLLGCGLRRSELVGLTFAHLQQREGRWVILDLTGKHGRTRTVPMPAWCKAAVDAWTRTAGLSTGHVFRPTAPRGEHVLARQRLSHEAVALIVRKYGRQLGHDHLTPEDLEGVRLAPHDLRRTFAKLAHKGGAPIDQIQLSLGHASIQTTEVYLGVDQDLESAPCDVLGLSLKGG; encoded by the coding sequence GTGACCCTCGTTGCCCAATCCGCCCAGGCGGCCCTCGATCCGATCCAACTGGTCCTCGATTCCGTCACCTCGCCCCTGACCAAAGCCGCCTACAAGAAGGCCCTGACCGACTTCTTCGTTTGGTGGGAGGAGCAGGGACGGCCGCCACTCAGCAAGGCGGTCGAGCAGCGCCACGTGGCGCTGCTCGTCGAGCAGGGCCTCTCCCCTTCCAGCATCAATATCCGGCTCTCGGCCCTCCGCAAGCTGGTGCGTGAGGCCGCCGACAATGGGCTGCTCGGGGCCTTCGAGGCGGAGACCATCGCGCGGGTGAAGGGCGTCAAGCAGCAGGGACGGCGAAGCGGCACCTGGCTCAGCAAGGCCCAGGCCCTGCTCCTCGCGCCGGATACCACGACGCTGCGGGGCCTGCGCGACCGGGCCATCCTCGCCGTCCTGCTCGGGTGCGGGCTGCGGCGCTCGGAACTCGTCGGCCTGACTTTCGCCCACCTTCAGCAGCGGGAGGGGCGCTGGGTGATCCTTGATCTCACCGGGAAGCATGGCAGAACCAGAACCGTGCCGATGCCCGCTTGGTGCAAGGCGGCGGTGGACGCCTGGACCCGCACGGCGGGCTTGTCCACCGGGCACGTCTTCCGCCCTACGGCACCCCGGGGGGAGCACGTCCTGGCTCGCCAGCGGCTCTCCCACGAGGCGGTGGCCCTGATCGTGCGCAAGTATGGCCGCCAGCTCGGGCACGATCACCTCACCCCAGAGGACCTGGAGGGCGTGCGGCTCGCCCCCCACGACCTGCGCCGCACCTTTGCCAAGCTGGCGCACAAGGGCGGGGCCCCGATCGACCAGATTCAGCTCTCCTTGGGGCACGCCAGCATCCAGACCACGGAAGTTTACCTGGGGGTCGATCAGGATCTGGAGAGCGCGCCCTGCGACGTGCTGGGCTTGTCCCTCAAGGGGGGGTAA